A part of Limihaloglobus sulfuriphilus genomic DNA contains:
- a CDS encoding sodium:solute symporter family transporter, with product MGGYFSVIDYIIIASYGIVLLGIGFLLKEKASESLEDYFLGGRRLPWWLLGCSGMASWISLTGSMVIVAFLYLLGPRGIYVEFRGGAGLILIFMMIWTGKWHRRSGCITGAEYMKFRFGDSMGAATTRLVSVLAVILSTVAMLAMFIKGLGIFMAMFIPLTPWQCSLLFIGVVTIYTIFSGFYGVVVTDVLQSVLFFVGTIGVCIYTMRLTGSAEEFGNLAASVSGNQDWMSSVPSYFTNLPKGYETYQYLFWFAVICLLQNILFGSASGADPKYFAARSDKECSQLSILWGLTLGIRWVIMIAFTVLGIILISNILPDQGVLATAGEIVKDAFPQVRATGWNDLVNSIASFPQSDKYAAIVPSLQEVLGDNWQTKMRLIDFHGNVNPEAIMPVVLLQSIPVGFRGIIMVALIASIMSSFDSAVNTATGFFTRDLYQFVVRPKASHKELIMASYIFIFALVLVSFLFAFSLESVNDIWGFLVMGLGTGLMVPGILKFYWWRFNTAGFNIGMLAGMILAAVTRLATTGGFGDAVAEMPFFVFLSDERTQFFVLFFAVLFISVAAALLTRPTKTHILENYYIKTRPFGLWGPLKSRLKAECRLNMEAEHRRDLIAVPFAMLCQVTFFILLMQFVLKQSRQMFITLSIFAVSAVILYVVWYSKLDKMDYPVELEPEAKA from the coding sequence ATGGGCGGATATTTCAGCGTTATCGACTACATCATCATAGCATCTTACGGAATCGTATTGCTTGGAATAGGTTTTTTACTTAAGGAAAAGGCCTCTGAGAGCCTTGAGGATTATTTCCTCGGCGGGCGGCGTCTGCCCTGGTGGCTGCTGGGATGTTCCGGTATGGCATCATGGATCAGCCTTACCGGCTCTATGGTTATTGTGGCATTTCTGTATCTGCTCGGGCCTCGCGGCATATATGTCGAGTTTCGCGGCGGGGCAGGGCTGATTCTGATATTTATGATGATCTGGACGGGTAAGTGGCACCGTCGAAGCGGCTGTATTACCGGAGCCGAATATATGAAGTTCCGTTTCGGTGACAGTATGGGCGCTGCGACGACACGGCTGGTAAGCGTGCTGGCGGTGATTCTGAGCACGGTGGCGATGCTGGCGATGTTCATCAAGGGGCTGGGAATCTTTATGGCGATGTTTATACCGCTGACGCCCTGGCAATGTTCGCTGCTGTTTATCGGCGTAGTGACGATATATACGATATTTTCCGGTTTTTACGGCGTTGTTGTAACGGACGTTTTGCAGTCGGTGCTGTTTTTTGTCGGCACCATTGGAGTGTGCATATACACAATGCGGCTGACAGGCAGCGCAGAAGAATTCGGTAACCTGGCGGCTTCTGTTTCGGGCAATCAGGACTGGATGAGCAGCGTCCCGTCATATTTTACGAACCTGCCCAAAGGTTACGAAACATACCAGTACCTGTTCTGGTTTGCGGTGATATGTCTTTTGCAGAATATTCTCTTCGGCTCAGCTTCCGGTGCTGACCCGAAATACTTCGCCGCAAGAAGCGACAAGGAATGCAGCCAGCTGAGCATACTCTGGGGGCTTACCCTTGGTATCCGCTGGGTTATTATGATAGCCTTTACCGTACTGGGGATTATCCTCATATCAAATATACTTCCAGACCAGGGTGTTCTTGCAACTGCCGGCGAGATTGTAAAGGATGCTTTCCCGCAGGTCAGGGCCACCGGCTGGAATGATCTGGTGAATTCTATCGCCAGTTTCCCCCAAAGTGATAAGTATGCCGCGATAGTGCCCAGCCTCCAGGAGGTTCTTGGAGATAACTGGCAGACAAAAATGCGGCTGATTGATTTTCACGGCAATGTCAACCCCGAGGCTATAATGCCGGTAGTTCTGCTTCAGAGCATACCGGTTGGATTCAGGGGGATAATCATGGTCGCTCTTATCGCCTCTATCATGTCATCGTTCGACTCGGCGGTTAATACGGCGACGGGCTTTTTTACGCGTGATCTGTATCAGTTTGTTGTCCGGCCCAAAGCCTCTCACAAAGAGCTGATCATGGCAAGCTACATATTCATCTTCGCTCTTGTGCTGGTGAGTTTCCTCTTTGCCTTCTCACTGGAAAGCGTAAACGACATCTGGGGATTCCTCGTGATGGGCCTGGGAACGGGCCTTATGGTTCCTGGTATCCTGAAGTTCTACTGGTGGCGTTTCAATACTGCCGGCTTCAATATCGGAATGCTGGCGGGCATGATTCTGGCGGCGGTTACAAGGCTGGCAACTACCGGCGGCTTTGGTGATGCGGTAGCCGAGATGCCGTTTTTTGTGTTCCTCTCGGATGAACGTACGCAGTTCTTTGTCCTGTTCTTTGCCGTGCTGTTTATCTCTGTTGCCGCGGCCCTGCTGACACGGCCGACAAAGACGCATATACTCGAGAATTACTATATTAAAACACGTCCATTCGGTTTATGGGGCCCGCTCAAATCACGCCTCAAAGCTGAATGCAGGCTCAACATGGAGGCCGAGCACCGCAGGGATCTGATTGCGGTTCCGTTTGCCATGCTCTGTCAGGTTACGTTCTTTATACTCCTGATGCAGTTCGTGCTAAAGCAGTCGCGGCAGATGTTTATAACTTTGAGCATATTTGCCGTATCAGCCGTAATACTCTACGTGGTCTGGTACAGCAAACTTGACAAGATGGATTATCCGGTTGAGCTCGAGCCGGAGGCTAAAGCCTGA
- a CDS encoding sodium:solute symporter family transporter — protein sequence MFLLAARELKNPDYFIIITYFLIMVAIGLYFYRRMRVMKDFFSGSNNITWWLSGVSFYMSCFSAFGFVVYSALAYEYGWLPITLFWTYIPAALLGGLFFGIRWRRARLDSPVEYLETRFGATLRQFSAWQGLPVKIIDDALKIVAIGIFLSSTLGLPLKQSMIWSAVVILLYTFMGGLWAVTTTDFIQFIVMLAAILLLFPLSLHQVGGVREFFQNSPEGFFRLTGGDYNLFYIGCMIFMYSLSMSSVHWQLIQRYTCVPTERDVRKVSYMVVALCLITPIIMYVPAMAARQFLPADTMPKEVYPLLCLQLLPTGLLGLTIAAMLAATMSMLSSDYNVVANVMTNDVYRRFLRPGASQRELLTAGRIATLITGLLALGVALLMVEAGGEDLFKNMVQLFSVFTAPIAFPMILGILTKKITNKGSLYGYLAGITTGLILFFALPKSVQLFGWEIQKENVILISTSSATVLVMIITSLLTAHSPKVKQRVDEFFERLELPLGKLPGEENLNLTDTSDSAISPFRVVGVAVAAIGVMMLAILPWIENAYALKMNIFVGGALLIAGIVMFKASMKKTAQSTD from the coding sequence ATGTTTTTATTGGCTGCAAGAGAATTGAAGAACCCTGATTATTTTATTATTATCACCTACTTCCTTATAATGGTCGCCATAGGTCTGTATTTTTACAGGCGTATGCGGGTGATGAAGGATTTTTTCAGCGGCTCAAACAACATAACATGGTGGCTCAGCGGCGTTTCGTTCTACATGAGCTGTTTCAGCGCGTTTGGCTTTGTGGTTTACTCTGCCCTGGCATATGAGTACGGCTGGCTGCCCATTACCCTGTTCTGGACATACATACCGGCAGCGCTTCTGGGCGGACTCTTCTTTGGCATAAGATGGAGAAGAGCACGTCTGGACAGCCCTGTTGAATATCTCGAGACCAGATTCGGGGCGACACTTCGCCAGTTTTCCGCATGGCAGGGCTTGCCGGTAAAAATCATTGATGATGCGCTCAAAATCGTGGCAATCGGAATTTTCCTATCCTCTACGCTTGGCCTGCCGCTCAAACAGAGCATGATCTGGTCGGCTGTTGTTATACTCCTCTACACTTTCATGGGCGGCTTATGGGCGGTAACAACAACGGACTTTATACAGTTCATAGTCATGCTCGCAGCGATCTTGCTGCTTTTCCCTTTATCGCTTCACCAGGTCGGCGGCGTAAGGGAGTTTTTTCAGAACTCACCGGAAGGCTTTTTCCGCTTGACCGGCGGCGATTATAACCTGTTTTACATCGGGTGTATGATATTTATGTACAGCCTTTCTATGTCAAGTGTGCACTGGCAGCTGATACAGCGTTACACCTGTGTGCCTACAGAGAGGGATGTCCGCAAGGTCAGCTACATGGTCGTTGCCCTTTGCCTGATAACGCCGATTATCATGTATGTTCCCGCGATGGCGGCAAGGCAGTTTCTGCCCGCCGATACAATGCCAAAAGAGGTCTATCCGCTTCTATGCCTTCAGCTGCTGCCGACAGGGCTTCTGGGGCTGACTATCGCGGCGATGCTGGCGGCGACGATGTCAATGCTCAGCAGCGATTACAACGTGGTCGCAAATGTTATGACAAACGATGTTTACAGAAGATTCTTACGCCCCGGCGCCTCCCAGAGAGAGCTGCTGACTGCCGGGCGTATCGCTACTCTGATTACCGGCCTGCTGGCATTGGGAGTGGCACTGCTGATGGTTGAGGCCGGCGGCGAAGACCTCTTCAAGAACATGGTACAGCTTTTCAGCGTATTTACCGCCCCAATAGCGTTCCCGATGATTCTGGGCATATTGACAAAGAAAATCACCAACAAAGGCTCCCTGTACGGATACCTGGCAGGCATCACAACAGGCCTTATACTTTTCTTCGCTTTGCCTAAGTCCGTGCAATTATTCGGTTGGGAAATACAAAAAGAAAACGTCATTCTTATATCAACATCCTCCGCGACAGTCCTGGTTATGATTATAACCAGTCTCCTGACAGCCCACAGCCCAAAAGTAAAGCAGCGCGTTGATGAATTTTTCGAGCGTCTCGAGCTGCCTTTAGGCAAACTTCCCGGCGAGGAGAACCTGAATTTAACAGACACTTCAGATTCTGCCATATCACCTTTCCGTGTTGTAGGCGTTGCCGTTGCCGCCATAGGTGTAATGATGCTGGCAATACTGCCGTGGATCGAAAACGCCTATGCGTTAAAGATGAACATCTTCGTCGGCGGCGCATTGCTGATAGCAGGTATTGTCATGTTTAAAGCATCTATGAAGAAAACTGCCCAAAGCACGGATTAG
- a CDS encoding uroporphyrinogen decarboxylase family protein, with product MNKRQWIQEILAGNKDAPLPQHWMSFFNGNLARELTPQSCHYKPMWLYNAPKDFDSSAMGEAQLDKMISFNNYTGRCLACLGKFANISFGHGGPGEFMLRLVSRKENEIIAEYETGVLVKAQLKPHFTHAYNHPVKTIQDIEMLELPDPAAPQRYEGLKKDIEYLVSRGEYTTVSLNGFFSGLHYFLMDYEVTLMALAIEPELINAALDKLGNWNLKAAEMIINAGADSIALCDDLGSKQTLLLSPDYYRKFFKPWHSRLCDLAHSRGATVHLHSHGAITPLLDDLVECGFDFVNPFDPEEGFDIEKILDRYGDSFVVTGGFPASFWDWPFQRQREHLEYLTGAGRKKGRLMLMDSGGIPENVTKEQFDKILETSAELRGVRNFPGCV from the coding sequence ATGAATAAAAGACAATGGATACAGGAAATTCTAGCAGGCAATAAGGATGCCCCCCTGCCGCAGCACTGGATGTCCTTTTTCAACGGAAATCTTGCCAGAGAGCTTACACCCCAAAGCTGTCATTACAAACCCATGTGGCTCTATAATGCGCCGAAGGATTTTGACAGCTCTGCTATGGGTGAGGCCCAGCTGGACAAAATGATTTCATTTAACAACTATACCGGCAGATGCCTGGCATGTTTAGGCAAATTCGCCAACATATCCTTCGGCCACGGCGGGCCCGGCGAATTCATGCTTCGCCTTGTCAGCCGAAAGGAAAACGAAATTATTGCCGAGTATGAAACAGGCGTCCTGGTTAAGGCCCAGCTCAAGCCTCACTTCACTCACGCTTACAATCATCCGGTTAAAACCATACAAGATATTGAGATGCTTGAGCTGCCCGACCCTGCCGCACCGCAGCGGTACGAAGGACTCAAAAAGGACATCGAATATCTTGTCTCACGCGGCGAATATACGACAGTCTCGCTCAACGGGTTTTTCTCCGGCCTCCATTATTTCCTGATGGATTACGAAGTTACCCTGATGGCTCTGGCAATCGAACCTGAGCTTATAAACGCGGCACTGGATAAGCTGGGAAACTGGAACCTAAAGGCCGCTGAGATGATAATAAATGCCGGCGCCGACAGTATTGCATTATGCGATGACCTGGGCTCAAAGCAAACCCTGCTTCTTTCTCCGGATTATTACAGAAAATTCTTCAAACCATGGCACAGCAGACTCTGCGACCTGGCCCACAGCCGGGGAGCGACCGTTCACCTGCACAGCCACGGTGCCATCACTCCCCTTCTTGACGATCTGGTGGAATGCGGATTTGATTTCGTAAACCCCTTTGATCCGGAAGAGGGTTTTGATATAGAAAAAATCTTAGACCGCTACGGAGACAGTTTCGTTGTAACCGGCGGATTCCCCGCAAGTTTCTGGGACTGGCCATTCCAGCGGCAGAGAGAGCACTTGGAGTATCTAACCGGCGCAGGGCGTAAAAAAGGGCGTCTTATGCTTATGGATTCGGGCGGAATCCCGGAAAATGTCACAAAAGAGCAATTTGATAAAATTCTTGAAACAAGCGCAGAGCTGCGAGGCGTAAGGAATTTCCCCGGCTGCGTTTAA
- a CDS encoding DUF4350 domain-containing protein — MYLKNFFKARISAYFFVLIAAAASLPAISNEAAAKDEKTIALYCSQAKDSKPLADLLAQDGTDVKILEPAELEEIDKIDASLLVIGPETVFPPQARIALDKYLSGPNSLVLLSPGAFDYSRKSVQPVQIADFAKKTWSLIKPDDSELKDIDKIQQLNIKTCGNEDAVWLITPDLAMGDIFVDIPLSRYHNRHRTVLNFQARGDYEVDILTLKIIDNNGDEWYRFVELGRDWRDYTVSVFDFMPQKSRKAAAPLDPSNLKSLQIGLDVSNLWRDKPGSFALGPVYLGRASRFENVASSDLRKWKIPLEQASAQYPQWVVSPFLDAVKFDDAARVEPALGQNIYNGQCDFSYTGLHEIPPYLRNDKSTTSLGTDKGLYETLHNSNIRRIPILNAVDNNGRIMGPAAEIRVHIEGPRKRAGFGLFGIEGADYSADSVMGKILKQTCDFLLYKPKIRKITLFTSEFDQDPENLLCQVSLDNPLNSQVKGSLSLIAGGNQINVSREIEIGPDQTQECVLELGEIGRDFPLLDFDWKVTVKTDRGVDILEDRVSIEKSLIKVGKNMLDLRTTHRDKRISNHFFIDLYGARAMLQLGKYLQQNKDALQRNQDVLGDTRPQDFIRAAEELSDMICSVQDPDGSIPLGYSEMRKIRWVADNGSVALGLAQMALEFEPELAERCMRAAKNYVDWRHTFYISPEKSKMLQEKFGKDKWTRPGNYGFGYMTSNWDTKEQWHERKREERGPDYVLGICIGVMGALDVLEDCPYYHDIAVRDTKHFIDGDYSTASYFQAEGIFWMYYTLKDQGLKDAIKERLETSFLPSVINGKKYQWFSHGSRGSLLWLTLAYYYNFMDDTPAVRASLLKAIWEHCSDSLGMSMDSVAQRFSHSSHGNSVSASKYAGSCSSIWLMEMLEPGSTLLEGFPVE, encoded by the coding sequence ATGTATCTTAAAAATTTCTTCAAAGCCAGAATTTCAGCGTATTTTTTTGTATTAATCGCAGCCGCCGCCAGTCTTCCGGCAATTTCAAATGAAGCTGCGGCGAAAGACGAAAAAACAATTGCCCTTTACTGCTCACAGGCTAAAGACTCAAAACCTCTGGCAGACCTGCTTGCTCAGGACGGTACGGACGTAAAAATCCTTGAGCCCGCAGAGCTGGAGGAAATAGACAAGATTGATGCATCATTGCTCGTTATCGGCCCGGAGACAGTTTTCCCTCCGCAGGCCAGAATCGCTCTTGACAAATACCTCTCGGGGCCAAACAGCCTTGTGTTATTATCACCCGGGGCATTTGATTATTCCCGAAAAAGCGTCCAGCCGGTGCAGATCGCGGATTTCGCCAAAAAAACTTGGTCTCTTATCAAACCAGACGATTCAGAGCTCAAAGACATCGACAAAATTCAGCAGCTCAATATAAAAACATGCGGCAATGAAGATGCAGTCTGGCTGATCACGCCGGATTTGGCTATGGGCGATATTTTTGTCGATATCCCTCTAAGCCGTTATCATAACCGTCATCGGACAGTGTTAAACTTCCAGGCCAGAGGCGACTACGAGGTGGACATCCTGACGCTCAAGATTATTGACAACAACGGTGACGAGTGGTATCGTTTTGTCGAGCTTGGCAGAGACTGGCGGGACTACACCGTATCGGTATTTGACTTTATGCCGCAAAAGAGCCGAAAAGCCGCGGCCCCGCTCGACCCGTCAAATCTCAAGAGCCTGCAAATCGGCCTGGACGTGTCAAATCTCTGGCGGGACAAGCCGGGCAGTTTTGCACTGGGACCGGTTTATCTTGGAAGAGCCTCGCGGTTTGAAAACGTCGCATCATCAGATCTGCGTAAATGGAAAATCCCTCTCGAACAGGCTTCTGCACAATACCCCCAATGGGTTGTAAGCCCCTTCCTTGACGCAGTAAAGTTTGACGATGCCGCCCGGGTTGAACCTGCGCTTGGACAGAATATTTATAACGGCCAGTGTGATTTCAGCTATACCGGTCTGCATGAGATACCCCCCTATCTGCGAAACGACAAGAGCACAACCAGCCTTGGCACTGATAAAGGCCTCTACGAGACATTGCACAATTCTAATATCAGACGGATTCCCATTCTCAACGCAGTTGACAATAACGGCAGAATCATGGGACCTGCGGCAGAAATCCGTGTCCATATCGAGGGCCCCCGCAAACGAGCCGGCTTTGGCCTCTTCGGCATAGAAGGCGCGGATTATTCAGCAGACTCGGTTATGGGAAAGATACTAAAGCAAACGTGCGACTTCCTGCTTTATAAACCCAAAATACGAAAGATAACTCTGTTCACCTCTGAGTTTGACCAGGATCCGGAAAATCTGCTTTGCCAGGTGTCTCTGGACAACCCGCTTAACTCACAAGTCAAAGGAAGTTTGAGCCTCATCGCCGGCGGAAATCAGATCAATGTCAGCCGCGAGATTGAGATAGGCCCCGACCAGACACAGGAGTGTGTTCTGGAGCTGGGTGAAATCGGCAGAGATTTCCCGCTGCTCGATTTTGACTGGAAAGTAACGGTCAAAACAGACAGAGGCGTTGATATCTTAGAAGACAGGGTAAGTATTGAAAAGTCTCTGATCAAGGTCGGCAAAAACATGCTTGATCTTCGCACAACACACAGGGACAAACGTATCAGCAACCACTTCTTTATCGACCTTTACGGGGCACGGGCAATGCTTCAGCTGGGCAAATACCTCCAGCAGAACAAAGACGCCCTGCAGCGTAATCAGGATGTTCTCGGGGACACCAGGCCTCAAGATTTTATCCGCGCGGCAGAGGAGTTATCAGACATGATCTGCTCCGTTCAGGACCCAGACGGCTCTATACCACTGGGATACAGCGAAATGAGAAAAATCCGCTGGGTGGCTGACAACGGCTCTGTCGCTTTGGGGCTGGCACAGATGGCTCTGGAATTTGAGCCTGAGCTGGCGGAGAGATGTATGCGTGCGGCTAAAAATTACGTGGACTGGCGGCACACATTCTATATTAGCCCCGAAAAATCCAAAATGCTCCAGGAAAAATTCGGCAAAGACAAATGGACCCGCCCCGGCAACTACGGCTTTGGGTATATGACCAGCAACTGGGATACCAAAGAACAATGGCACGAAAGAAAACGCGAAGAAAGAGGCCCTGATTACGTCCTTGGTATATGTATCGGCGTTATGGGGGCTCTGGACGTTCTGGAGGACTGCCCGTATTACCATGATATAGCCGTGCGGGATACTAAGCACTTTATCGACGGCGATTACTCAACCGCAAGCTATTTTCAGGCGGAGGGAATCTTCTGGATGTACTACACCCTCAAGGATCAAGGCCTTAAAGATGCAATCAAAGAACGTCTGGAAACATCATTTCTGCCTTCTGTGATCAACGGCAAGAAGTATCAGTGGTTTTCTCACGGCTCAAGGGGATCTCTGCTCTGGCTGACCCTTGCTTACTACTACAATTTCATGGATGATACACCGGCAGTTCGGGCATCTCTTCTAAAGGCGATATGGGAGCACTGCTCCGATTCTCTGGGTATGTCCATGGACTCGGTTGCGCAGCGGTTCTCTCATTCAAGCCACGGAAACTCTGTTTCAGCCTCAAAATACGCCGGTTCGTGCAGCTCGATATGGCTTATGGAAATGCTTGAGCCCGGCTCGACCCTGCTCGAAGGCTTCCCGGTTGAATAG
- a CDS encoding AGE family epimerase/isomerase — MNLLTKNSVNKRESLLRYYGITLGQKPSIEDYNAAAGDYKAIMLSNLLFIIERFERNKSYPWIDTKYNLITGSDADESDPFCGKNAVYSWIQGRALESLSILADWIKNNCDDPDCGSLAQRTDKVLKTVLESVLAAREKNCGHMFFCISPSGRACFVEPKGSVREVKLDEDSPYNFSDLFCSKGIYAAACYLNDRKLMRTGREYISRVEHAIWNGSFRTDQPQTDPLNPVGNKNGRNGYSHFMIQIGAICLLMKNEPDIETADRALKLIDYILENYVNCTKQFKELEQYDFCEYIDNSGKPYKQDEHILCDVGHVLEFVGLTLKFAALCRCFNGITQQQLSHIREIEMLVPKIFVHHFNLGFNTQAGGIYKLFDLRSRSAYNPTMPWWSLPETIRAALLCMNLPAGNNLGDELENIFIKSHNAFINNYINSSKNLLAYQTIDENALPVNVIPAVPDLDPNYHTGLSLLESIGLITKPAGK, encoded by the coding sequence TTGAATCTTTTAACAAAAAATTCTGTTAACAAGCGTGAATCACTCCTGCGTTATTACGGCATCACTCTGGGGCAAAAACCTTCGATTGAAGATTACAACGCGGCAGCAGGTGACTACAAGGCCATAATGCTTTCAAATCTTTTATTTATAATAGAACGATTCGAGCGCAATAAGAGCTACCCCTGGATAGACACAAAATACAATCTGATTACCGGCTCTGATGCCGATGAAAGCGACCCTTTCTGCGGAAAAAACGCCGTTTACTCATGGATTCAGGGCAGAGCGTTAGAAAGCCTGAGTATTCTGGCCGACTGGATTAAAAATAATTGTGATGACCCTGACTGCGGCAGCCTTGCTCAAAGGACTGACAAAGTTCTTAAAACTGTTCTTGAGAGCGTACTGGCTGCCAGAGAGAAAAACTGCGGCCACATGTTTTTTTGTATCTCACCCTCGGGCAGGGCTTGTTTTGTTGAGCCAAAGGGCAGCGTCAGAGAAGTAAAACTCGATGAAGACTCCCCTTACAATTTCAGCGACCTTTTCTGCAGCAAGGGGATATACGCCGCGGCCTGCTACCTTAACGACAGGAAACTCATGAGAACCGGACGCGAGTATATTTCACGGGTAGAGCATGCTATCTGGAACGGCAGCTTCAGGACAGACCAGCCGCAAACCGACCCGTTGAACCCAGTAGGAAATAAAAACGGCAGAAACGGCTACAGCCATTTTATGATTCAAATCGGCGCGATATGCCTGCTGATGAAAAACGAGCCGGACATCGAAACAGCCGACCGGGCTCTTAAACTGATAGACTATATCCTGGAAAATTATGTAAACTGCACAAAGCAGTTCAAAGAGCTTGAGCAGTACGATTTCTGCGAATATATCGACAACAGCGGCAAGCCCTATAAGCAGGATGAGCATATTCTATGCGACGTGGGGCATGTCCTGGAGTTTGTCGGACTTACGCTGAAATTCGCGGCATTGTGCAGGTGTTTTAATGGCATAACGCAGCAGCAGCTCTCCCACATCAGGGAAATAGAAATGCTGGTCCCAAAAATATTTGTTCACCATTTCAATCTCGGCTTTAACACTCAAGCAGGCGGTATATATAAACTTTTTGACCTTCGCAGCCGCAGCGCATATAATCCGACGATGCCCTGGTGGTCACTGCCTGAAACGATCAGAGCAGCTCTTTTATGTATGAATCTGCCCGCAGGAAACAATCTTGGAGATGAGCTGGAAAACATATTTATAAAATCCCATAACGCTTTCATAAATAATTATATAAACAGCAGCAAGAACCTGCTGGCTTACCAGACGATCGACGAAAATGCCTTGCCGGTAAATGTGATACCCGCTGTGCCGGATCTTGACCCAAACTACCATACGGGATTAAGCCTGCTGGAGAGTATCGGGCTGATCACTAAGCCGGCCGGCAAATAA
- a CDS encoding discoidin domain-containing protein — MKKTLFLISIFLISGVISAVEIQDVVVWDYSSYYYGSRYDFYPDYVVNGYGLDTETGFHTGDRWEYAYWMNGIGTKVVNGDQFIEFKLGPIPYYLTDIHIWNFNRNGYTSRGTQEMEILVRNGGSYTSLGVFTLGRGTGQDDYPGETIPISHTEPVTYVKFVPLTTYGDASYAGLSEVKFYGNGTSNEPPYVFAGKPQQLKGLNATLKGAVTDDGGTPSISWSKISGPGNVTFTDSSDPATEVTFSDYGLYELELSADDSSYEVYQFTTVRCIPEWWKEIDEVTVDSSTTAYSQYYEAENVINGNGLYDTGYHTAASYDYHWCSADSPSSAEIVFALETTTSLNGVRIWNFNHSYGGYLENCAISNFEISVSNDKANWESLGTFSLDNPLDWPWDTSKIIPLSPTQSYQYIKFDSFSSFSSTNVAFSEVRFSGTPDNTSPTVDAGEDLDTWLAPDEAVAAIDITAADDGEPTPPGELAYTWTKVSGPEGYSFDSDSIEDPTVTFTEAGEYEFQVEVTDSEFIVTDNVIVTVYINGCEHAKAQPEYVPLPGDADANCKVNLADFSLVAAGWLECNSSDPNECF; from the coding sequence ATGAAAAAAACATTGTTTTTAATTTCAATTTTTTTGATTTCAGGTGTTATTTCGGCTGTTGAAATTCAGGACGTAGTTGTCTGGGATTACTCAAGTTATTATTACGGCTCACGTTACGACTTCTATCCGGATTACGTCGTCAACGGCTACGGTCTTGACACTGAAACAGGATTCCACACTGGAGACCGCTGGGAATACGCCTACTGGATGAATGGAATAGGAACAAAGGTCGTTAACGGCGATCAGTTTATAGAATTCAAGCTCGGACCGATTCCATACTATCTCACAGATATACATATTTGGAACTTCAACAGAAACGGTTATACCAGCAGAGGCACTCAGGAGATGGAGATTCTGGTTCGTAACGGAGGCTCCTATACCAGCCTGGGCGTGTTTACCCTTGGACGCGGAACAGGTCAGGACGACTACCCCGGCGAGACAATCCCGATATCACATACAGAGCCCGTAACTTATGTTAAATTTGTACCTCTTACAACTTACGGCGATGCCAGTTACGCAGGCCTTTCTGAAGTAAAGTTCTACGGCAACGGCACAAGCAATGAACCGCCGTACGTCTTTGCAGGCAAACCTCAACAGTTGAAGGGGTTAAATGCTACACTCAAAGGAGCTGTAACAGATGACGGCGGCACGCCGAGCATCAGCTGGAGCAAAATCAGCGGCCCCGGAAATGTAACCTTTACCGACTCCTCAGACCCTGCTACGGAAGTAACTTTCAGCGATTACGGACTCTACGAGCTGGAGCTCAGCGCTGATGATTCCAGCTATGAGGTTTACCAGTTCACAACGGTAAGATGTATCCCCGAATGGTGGAAAGAAATCGATGAGGTGACAGTTGACAGCTCTACAACCGCATACAGTCAGTATTATGAGGCAGAAAATGTCATCAACGGAAACGGTCTCTACGATACCGGTTACCACACAGCGGCGTCTTACGATTACCACTGGTGCAGCGCAGATTCACCTTCAAGTGCAGAAATAGTTTTTGCTTTGGAGACCACTACAAGCTTAAACGGCGTGCGCATCTGGAATTTCAACCACAGCTATGGCGGTTATCTGGAAAACTGCGCCATTTCGAACTTTGAAATCAGCGTCTCAAACGACAAGGCTAACTGGGAGAGCCTCGGAACTTTCAGCCTGGATAACCCCCTGGACTGGCCGTGGGATACATCAAAAATCATCCCCCTCTCACCCACACAGAGTTATCAGTATATAAAGTTTGACAGCTTCAGCAGTTTCAGCTCGACAAATGTGGCTTTCTCCGAGGTGCGTTTCTCCGGAACGCCGGACAACACTTCACCGACAGTTGACGCGGGAGAAGACCTTGACACCTGGCTTGCTCCAGATGAAGCTGTTGCGGCGATTGATATTACGGCAGCAGATGACGGCGAGCCGACGCCTCCCGGAGAGCTTGCTTACACCTGGACTAAAGTTTCTGGTCCCGAAGGGTACAGCTTTGATTCGGATTCTATCGAAGACCCAACTGTAACTTTCACCGAAGCAGGCGAATACGAGTTCCAGGTTGAGGTTACTGATTCTGAATTTATTGTAACAGACAATGTTATAGTAACGGTTTATATCAACGGATGTGAACACGCCAAGGCTCAGCCGGAATACGTTCCACTGCCCGGCGATGCCGATGCTAACTGTAAGGTTAATCTCGCAGATTTCAGCCTGGTGGCAGCCGGCTGGCTGGAGTGCAACTCTTCTGACCCAAATGAATGTTTTTAA